Proteins from one Larimichthys crocea isolate SSNF chromosome XX, L_crocea_2.0, whole genome shotgun sequence genomic window:
- the LOC104932594 gene encoding hyaluronidase PH-20: MLLLQVPGQFLSLFYTDRLGLYPHVDLTSQKQFNGGIPQKGNLKASMSKARADINYYIPSKTSRGLAVIDWEEWRPLWDRNWGTKKIYQTLSLAHVMHTNRSLTVEQATEKAKQQFQVAAKSFMSGILAMGRTMRPNYLWGFYLFPNCYNYGWERSDYTGQCSKEVRRQNDELLWLWESSTALFPSVYLQIPLADNPRATLMVRNRVQEALRVSALPRRSGTAPVFVYMRPVFVDQNKRFLSQGDLVSTIGESAAVGASGAVVWGASADYDDQTSCEALSSYLSSTLNPYITNVTVAARLCSTFLCQGNGRCVRKNYNTNHYLHLNPESFRILHVQNRYLVLGRPTLSDLKTFSRRFTCQCYKGLSCSPRTQRELAKALMFSMKQGLYQKAHTLNKAMLDNRQQDSITKDTVKKNLKV; encoded by the exons ATGCTTTTGCTGCAGGTCCCAGGCCAGTTCCTGTCTCTGTTCTACACAGACCGATTGGGTCTTTACCCGCATGTAGACCTCACAAGTCAGAAACAATTCAATGGTGGCATCCCTCAGAAAGGTAACCTGAAAGCCAGTATGAGCAAAGCCAGAGCCGATATCAACTACTACATCCCATCCAA AACAAGCCGAGGCCTGGCTGTGATAGACTGGGAGGAATGGCGCCCCCTATGGGACAGAAACTGGGGCACTAAGAAAATCTACCAGACTTTATCTTTGGCCCATGTTATGCATACAAACCGCTCCCTCACAGTGGAGCAGGCCACAGAGAAAGCCAAACAACAGTTCCAG GTTGCAGCTAAGAGTTTCATGTCAGGAATTCTGGCGATGGGTAGAACTATGAGACCAAATTATCTCTGGGGCTTCTACCTGTTCCCTAACTGTTATAATTATGGCTGGGAGAGGTCAGACTACACAGGGCAGTGCTCcaaggaggtgaggaggcagAATGATGAGCTGCTCTGGCTGTGGGAGTCCAGCACGGCTCTCTTCCCATCTGTCTACCTGCAG ATTCCCCTGGCAGACAACCCCAGAGCCACCCTGATGGTAAGAAACCGTGTACAGGAAGCTTTGAGAGTATCTGCCCTACCCAGGCGGAGTGGCACCgcacctgtgtttgtttacatgcgACCTGTCTTCGTCGATCAGAACAAACGCTTCCTCAGCCAG GGAGACTTGGTCAGCACCATTGGTGAGAGCGCAGCAGTCGGAGCGTCTGGTGCTGTTGTGTGGGGGGCCAGTGCTGACTACGATGACCAG ACTTCTTGTGAAGCCCTCTCATCCtacctctcctccaccctcaacCCTTACATCACCAATGTCACCGTAGCCGCCCGGCTCTGCAGCACCTTCCTTTGTCAAGGCAATGGCCGCTGTGTCAGAAAAAACTACAACACCAATCACTATCTCCACCTAAACCCAGAGAGCTTTAGGATCCTGCATGTTCAGAACCGCTACCTTGTCTTAGGGAGACCTACCCTCTCAGACCTGAAGACTTTCAGCAGACGGTTCACCTGTCAGTGCTACAAAGGACTGAGCTGCTCTCCCAGGACACAAAGAGAGCTGGCCAAGGCCCTGATGTTTAGTATGAAGCAAGGGCTGTACCAAAAGGCTCATACTCTGAATAAAGCCATGTTGGATAACAGGCAACAAGACAGTATTACTAAGGATACTGTTAAAAAGAACTTGAAAGTTTAG